A portion of the Cryptomeria japonica chromosome 5, Sugi_1.0, whole genome shotgun sequence genome contains these proteins:
- the LOC131876044 gene encoding TMV resistance protein N-like, with product MASTSKTSRHSQFGESAPSASTSGRSYDVFINHQGPDVKHTLATFLYRMLTNGMGLRVFLDSEELELGDSLPTELQEAMRSASLHIALFSKKYAESRWCLDELSFMFRTGTSIGPIFYYIDIGDVQYAKGGYAEAFELHQKKGRYDSEKIEEWKYTLFNVSHNIGYVVNKKEDEDMLLKNITYCAVKEVKKLPFVVAEHPVGLEETIKDFELATLQSDGLHQNVQIVGIWGMGGSGKTTLAKRLYNDIYPSMEKSSLILDVRDAANNNLLYKQKKLLKDLGFKSVSIDNIEEGKRFLHVT from the exons atggcatctacttctaaaactAGCAGGCACTCACAGTTCGGAGAATCTGCACCATCTGCATCTACTTCTGGTCGATCCTATGATGTTTTTATCAATCATCAAGGTCCTGATGTCAAACACACTCTAGCTACGTTTCTTTATAGAATGCTCACTAATGGCATGGGACTGAGGGTTTTTCTGGATTCAGAAGAGCTTGAATTGGGGGATTCCTTGCCCACCGAACTACAAGAAGCAATGAGGAGTGCTTCACTTCATATTGCTTTATTTTCAAAGAAATATGCAGAGTCTCGTTGGTGTTTGGATGAGCTGTCATTTATGTTCAGAACAGGCACTAGTATTGGTCCCATCTTCTACTACATTGACATTGGAGATGTTCAATATGCAAAAGGAGGCTATGCTGAAGCATTTGAGTTGCACCAAAAAAAGGGTAGATACGACtctgaaaaaattgaggagtgGAAGTATACGCTCTTCAATGTTTCACATAACATCGGTTACGTCGTTAACAAAAAGGA AGACGAGGACATGCTGCTGAAGAATATTACTTATTGCGCTGTGAAAGAAGTTAAAAAGTTACCATTTGTGGTCGCAGAACATCCTGTTGGTCTAGaggaaactataaaagattttgaATTGGCTACCCTTCAATCAGATGGACTTCATCAGAATGTACAAATTGTCGGAATATGGGGCATGGGTGGTTCCGGTAAGACCACTCTTGCTAAAAGGTTATATAATGATATATATCCATCTATGGAGAAGTCCAGTCTTATATTAGATGTTAGAGATGCTGCTAACAATAACTTGTTGTACAAGCAGAAAAAACTCTTGAAGGACCTTGGTTTCAAAAGTGTATCAATTGACAATATAGAAGAAGGGAAGCGATTCTTGCATGTCACTTGA
- the LOC131039547 gene encoding probable disease resistance protein RPP1, with product MKPLNPIHAKELFCWHAFLQQYPRNEFEGLFKKFLEACSGLPLSLKVLGGQLYGNFRRDHWEAELQKFSKIVPKDIKNRLKISYDALYDEGKEAFLDTACFFIGEKSNTAIEKRIGLRGIVASPFRTELDFEDSLPPEEFGYCSSHTELMVNTNRGIWTLAPSILGLKIIVARGQNLNHVISEVSRGLVWLRWFYIGQRNLQSLSLLKNLRILELYEDWRRKKHHLRELWVAESAAPLQLRELVIYGCRECQGFPKTIGYLKHLKKIVLDSKAFRMMNVVSLPEEFCLLQSLEHLELNQCVELSSLPNRIGNLKNLRHLALGGCNKLGRLPDSFKHLTLLQHLDLRGCGNLTFMSDIMEKMSKLRSVGRVASSHHKSGVLETSLLKRYEEVNRGSNEDQSTEQVARIWHWE from the exons atgaaaccgCTGAATCCAATTCATGCCAAGGAGCTGTTTTGTTGGCATGCTTTCCTACAACAATATCCAAGAAATGAATTTGAGGGACTTTTTAAAAAATTCTTAGAAGCTTGTAGTGGGTTACCGCTGTCTCTTAAAGTCCTTGGTGGACAGCTTTATGGAAATTTCAGGAGAGATCACTGGGAGGCAGAGTTGCAGAAATTCTCTAAGATAGTACCCAAGGATATAAAAAATAGGCTCAAAATAAGTTATGATGCATTATATGATGAAGGGAAAGAGGCATTTTTGGATACTGCGTGTTTCTTTATTGGAGAGAAAAGCAATACAGCAATTGAA AAAAGGATTGGCCTTCGAGGAATTGTGGCCAGCCCATTTCGAACGGAGTTGGACTTCGAAGATAGTTTGCCTCCTGAGGAGTTTGGTTATTGCTCATCGCACACTGAACTTATGGTTAACACAAACAGAGGAATTTGGACACTGGCGCCATCTATACTTGGATTAAAAATTATTGTGGCTCGAGGTCAGAATTTAAATCATGTAATTAGTGAAGTATCAAGAGGTTTGGTCTGGCTCCGCTGGTTCTATATTGGGCAGAGAAATCTTCAGTCACTAAGTCTCCTGAAAAATTTAAGGATTTTAGAACTCTATGAAGATTGGAGGCGTAAAAAACATCACTTACGAGAGCTTTGGGTGGCTGAATCCGCT GCTCCTTTGCAGTTAAGAGAGTTGGTTATTTATGGCTGCCGAGAATGCCAAGGATTTCCAAAGACAATAGGATATCTCAAGCATTTGAAGAAAATAGTCCTTGATTCGAAGGCTTTCCGGATGATGAATGTGGTGAGTCTTCCAGAAGAATTCTGCCTTCTACAATCGCTGGAGCATCTGGAATTAAATCAATGTGTTGAGCTGTCCTCACTGCCTAACAGAATCGGCAATTTGAAAAATCTGCGTCATCTAGCTTTAGGAGGGTGCAACAAATTGGGGAGGTTGCCAGATTCTTTTAAGCACTTGACGCTTCTGCAACATCTGGACTTAAGGGGATGTGGTAATCTTACCTTTATGTCGGACATTATGGAAAAAATGTCAAAGTTGCGATCAGTTGGAAGAGTTGCCTCTTCACATCACAAATCAGGCGTCCTTGAGACATCTCTACTTAAAAGATATGAAGAGGTTAACAGAGGTTCCAATGAAGATCAGTCAACTGAGCAAGTTGCGAGAATTTGGCATTGGGAGTAA